Proteins co-encoded in one Thermomicrobiales bacterium genomic window:
- a CDS encoding (Fe-S)-binding protein — MIPTREILWNIGSISRIILLASMVLPFIFIAFGLARRVSVWRRGKPEDRFGQWGIRLRGALVKSIFHGRIIRRNKRYAGIMHACIFGGFVILFIGTVIVAIEDDITVPLFHWSFYRGNFYLGYKLMVNIGGVALIVGVLMAFLRRFRIRPKYQETAADDLILLTMLLVLSIQGFILQALRLAVTRDPWADWSFVSYPMSIPLQGLSVDTIRHLHWINWWGHFVTTYIFLSYLAYSKMVHLFTSLTNVFFRRLRPMGELASIPDLEEAESFGIAALADFNWAQLMNVDACMHCGRCLEYCPTFNTGKPLHPRDLILQIAGYAADSGDIFSGEVGEGENLARYRWGVGPERSLIGEVVTPAELWDCTTCGACMEHCPVYIEHVPMIVGMRRNLVLEQGEFPDELVSMFNNLERLNSPYQFPQNQRADWTRKVGAPVPVMAEKAAAGEDVEVLFFVGCLGSFDSRSQQTTISLTRILQEAGINFAILGKEETCNGDPAKRVGNEYLAQMLAMQTVETLNQYSFKKIVTACPHCFNAIANEYPQIGGNFEVVHHSQLINQLIDEGRITLDPDSAIAQGKVTYHDPCYIGRYNGVYDEPRDAISALPGIELIEMGRNRNKSFCCGGGGGRMFMEETRGTRINQARVTEAIDTGAEVLCAACPFCMTMFEDGIKGVGAEETFAVKDLAELVAASMRVAQPATPQDDAPSDDD, encoded by the coding sequence GTGATCCCGACTCGCGAGATTCTCTGGAATATCGGCAGCATCTCCAGGATCATCCTGCTTGCATCGATGGTCCTGCCGTTCATATTCATCGCCTTCGGTCTGGCCCGGAGGGTGAGCGTCTGGCGACGGGGAAAGCCCGAGGATCGCTTCGGCCAGTGGGGCATCCGGTTGCGAGGCGCCCTGGTCAAGAGCATCTTCCACGGCCGGATTATCCGCCGGAACAAGCGCTATGCCGGGATCATGCACGCCTGCATCTTCGGGGGTTTCGTCATCCTCTTCATCGGCACGGTCATCGTTGCGATCGAGGATGACATCACTGTCCCGCTGTTCCACTGGTCCTTCTATCGAGGCAACTTCTATCTCGGCTACAAGCTGATGGTGAACATCGGCGGGGTTGCGCTGATCGTCGGGGTGCTGATGGCATTCCTGCGGCGATTCCGCATCCGGCCGAAGTACCAGGAGACGGCCGCAGACGACCTGATCCTGCTCACGATGCTCCTGGTCCTCAGCATCCAGGGGTTCATCCTCCAGGCGCTGCGCCTCGCCGTCACTCGCGACCCGTGGGCGGACTGGTCGTTTGTGTCTTATCCAATGTCAATCCCTCTCCAGGGGCTATCGGTCGACACGATCCGCCACCTGCACTGGATCAACTGGTGGGGGCACTTTGTCACGACCTACATCTTCCTCAGCTACCTGGCGTACTCGAAGATGGTTCACCTCTTCACCAGCCTGACGAATGTCTTCTTCCGCCGGCTACGGCCGATGGGCGAGCTCGCGTCGATCCCGGATCTCGAGGAGGCGGAATCATTTGGCATCGCCGCCCTCGCGGACTTCAACTGGGCCCAACTGATGAACGTGGACGCTTGTATGCACTGCGGGCGATGCCTGGAGTACTGTCCAACATTTAACACCGGCAAGCCGCTTCATCCTCGCGATCTCATTCTGCAGATCGCCGGGTATGCCGCCGATAGTGGCGACATCTTCTCCGGCGAAGTGGGCGAGGGCGAGAACCTCGCGCGCTATCGCTGGGGAGTCGGGCCTGAACGATCGCTGATCGGCGAAGTCGTCACCCCGGCCGAGCTGTGGGATTGCACGACCTGTGGCGCTTGCATGGAGCACTGCCCGGTTTACATCGAGCATGTGCCGATGATCGTCGGAATGCGCCGCAACCTGGTGCTTGAGCAGGGTGAGTTCCCCGACGAGCTCGTGTCGATGTTCAACAACCTCGAACGGCTCAATAGCCCGTACCAGTTTCCCCAGAACCAGCGAGCCGACTGGACACGCAAGGTCGGCGCGCCCGTGCCAGTCATGGCCGAGAAAGCGGCGGCCGGCGAGGATGTCGAGGTCCTGTTCTTCGTTGGCTGCCTCGGCTCGTTCGACTCGCGCAGCCAGCAGACGACAATCTCGCTGACACGCATCCTCCAGGAGGCCGGCATCAACTTCGCCATCCTCGGCAAGGAGGAGACCTGCAACGGAGACCCGGCCAAGCGAGTCGGCAACGAGTATCTGGCTCAGATGCTGGCGATGCAGACGGTCGAGACGCTGAACCAGTATTCGTTCAAGAAGATCGTCACCGCCTGCCCGCACTGCTTCAATGCGATCGCCAACGAATACCCGCAAATCGGTGGAAACTTCGAGGTTGTCCACCATTCCCAACTCATCAACCAGCTCATCGACGAAGGCCGGATCACGCTCGACCCGGACTCTGCAATCGCCCAGGGCAAGGTGACCTACCACGACCCCTGTTACATCGGTCGCTACAACGGCGTCTACGACGAGCCACGTGATGCGATCAGCGCGCTGCCGGGGATCGAGCTGATCGAGATGGGACGCAACCGCAACAAGTCGTTCTGCTGCGGTGGCGGGGGCGGGCGCATGTTCATGGAGGAGACGCGCGGCACGCGGATCAACCAGGCGCGCGTCACCGAAGCAATCGACACTGGCGCCGAGGTGCTCTGCGCCGCCTGCCCGTTCTGCATGACGATGTTCGAGGATGGGATCAAAGGGGTTGGCGCAGAGGAGACCTTCGCCGTCAAGGACCTCGCCGAGCTGGTCGCCGCGTCGATGCGGGTGGCACAGCCAGCAACCCCGCAGGATGACGCGCCCAGCGACGACGACTAG
- a CDS encoding electron transfer flavoprotein subunit alpha/FixB family protein, translating into MTEKRVWVWTEVTDGAVHRQSLELLTPARALGTAEAVVFGPAGSDALTSIGNHGATVIHHGDDPRYAEYLAEPHAATLAAMIASDPPDLILFSSTPSARDLVSRLAARLNVGVIANATDVRYDGDDLRVTVPWGAETTGTVTLRNSQPHLVQIRPKAFAAEEVGGQADVRPVGIAIEERTLRTKVIETVVEASEGPNLEDASIIVSGGRGLGQPENYALVEDLAKTLGGAPGATRAIVDAGWVPYSHQVGQTGKTVKPTLYVACGISGAIQHIAGMKGSKYIIAINRDPDAPIFELADLGVVGDVMTIVPKLTEQLRRG; encoded by the coding sequence ATGACAGAAAAGCGAGTTTGGGTCTGGACTGAAGTCACCGATGGCGCAGTCCACAGACAATCTCTGGAGCTCCTCACTCCAGCACGCGCGCTCGGTACCGCCGAGGCGGTCGTGTTCGGCCCCGCTGGCAGCGATGCGCTAACAAGCATCGGCAACCACGGCGCGACAGTCATCCACCACGGCGACGACCCACGGTACGCCGAATACCTCGCAGAGCCACACGCCGCGACGCTGGCGGCGATGATCGCAAGCGACCCACCCGACCTGATTCTGTTCTCCAGCACGCCGTCGGCGCGGGATCTCGTCTCACGGCTGGCAGCGAGGCTGAACGTCGGCGTCATTGCGAATGCGACTGACGTGCGCTACGACGGTGACGACCTGCGGGTAACCGTTCCGTGGGGCGCCGAGACTACCGGCACAGTAACACTCCGCAATTCGCAGCCGCACCTCGTCCAGATTCGCCCCAAGGCGTTCGCCGCCGAGGAGGTTGGCGGACAGGCGGACGTGAGGCCGGTGGGCATCGCCATCGAAGAGCGAACGCTGCGGACGAAAGTCATCGAGACAGTCGTCGAGGCAAGTGAAGGCCCGAACCTCGAGGATGCGTCGATCATCGTCTCGGGCGGACGGGGACTTGGCCAGCCAGAAAATTACGCGTTGGTGGAAGACCTGGCAAAGACACTCGGCGGCGCGCCGGGCGCAACCCGCGCGATCGTGGACGCTGGATGGGTTCCATACTCGCACCAGGTCGGACAAACCGGGAAGACGGTCAAGCCTACGTTGTACGTCGCCTGTGGCATTTCTGGCGCGATCCAGCACATCGCCGGGATGAAGGGCAGCAAGTACATCATCGCGATCAACCGCGATCCGGACGCGCCGATCTTCGAGCTTGCCGACCTCGGCGTCGTCGGCGACGTCATGACGATCGTGCCGAAGCTGACCGAACAGCTCCGACGGGGATAG
- a CDS encoding electron transfer flavoprotein subunit beta/FixA family protein has protein sequence MKIVVCAKHVPDPNMPMEVDTGTKRLKRNPAQSILDPSDEYGIEIALQLVEKQGGEVVVLTMGPAAAEDALRRAMAMGAGRAIHIQDNALAGSDALGTARTLAAAIRAESPDLVVCAVESTDAYTGMVPGALAELLDLPQVTFARSLSADSGKVTVQRATETGYQTVEAQLPALVTVTASVAEPRYPSFKLMMQAKKKPVDAKDTAALGVAADSVGETGAKEEVLTVALIREEKQGVKITDEGGDSVEQIVAYLKKIQVA, from the coding sequence ATGAAGATCGTCGTCTGCGCGAAACACGTCCCCGACCCGAACATGCCGATGGAAGTGGACACCGGCACGAAGCGGCTGAAGCGCAATCCCGCCCAGTCAATCCTCGATCCGTCCGACGAATACGGAATCGAAATCGCTCTACAGCTCGTCGAAAAACAGGGCGGCGAGGTCGTCGTCCTGACGATGGGGCCGGCCGCCGCCGAAGACGCACTGCGCCGCGCAATGGCAATGGGCGCCGGGCGAGCAATCCATATCCAGGACAACGCGCTGGCCGGCTCCGACGCGCTCGGCACTGCCAGAACGCTCGCGGCTGCGATCCGCGCCGAATCCCCCGACCTGGTCGTCTGCGCCGTCGAGAGCACCGACGCCTACACTGGAATGGTTCCCGGGGCTCTCGCAGAGCTCCTGGACCTGCCACAGGTCACGTTCGCCCGCTCGCTATCTGCCGACAGCGGCAAGGTCACCGTCCAACGGGCAACCGAGACGGGCTATCAGACCGTCGAGGCACAACTGCCGGCGCTCGTCACCGTCACCGCGTCGGTTGCCGAGCCGCGCTACCCATCATTCAAGCTGATGATGCAAGCCAAGAAGAAGCCGGTGGACGCGAAGGACACAGCGGCGCTCGGAGTTGCCGCAGATTCCGTCGGCGAGACCGGAGCGAAGGAAGAAGTTCTGACGGTCGCGCTGATCCGCGAGGAGAAGCAGGGCGTCAAGATCACGGACGAGGGCGGCGATAGCGTCGAGCAGATCGTCGCCTACCTGAAGAAAATCCAGGTGGCGTAG
- a CDS encoding nuclear transport factor 2 family protein, with the protein MTLTADDILQIHALLADYGHIVDDHDWGRVDEVFAEDFIFDRSAYGIPDLHGAADIIRTFLGRNMYAHFTGNTTLTEAIDGVVNAHSKFIAFPNEGPPMTGDYYDTIVLTQAGWRLQRRRAETRQRKFFD; encoded by the coding sequence ATGACATTGACAGCCGACGACATCCTCCAGATCCACGCGCTGCTGGCCGACTACGGGCATATCGTCGACGATCACGACTGGGGCCGCGTCGACGAGGTATTCGCCGAAGACTTCATCTTCGATCGCAGCGCATACGGGATTCCCGACCTTCACGGAGCCGCGGACATCATCCGGACGTTCCTTGGTCGCAACATGTACGCTCACTTCACGGGCAACACGACACTCACAGAAGCCATCGACGGCGTCGTCAACGCCCATAGCAAGTTCATCGCGTTCCCGAACGAAGGCCCACCAATGACCGGAGACTATTACGATACGATCGTCCTGACGCAGGCTGGTTGGCGTCTGCAGCGTCGCCGGGCTGAGACACGTCAACGGAAATTCTTCGATTGA